The following coding sequences lie in one Pseudomonas sp. B33.4 genomic window:
- a CDS encoding LytR/AlgR family response regulator transcription factor, producing the protein MNVLIVDDEPMARERLSRMVSELEGYTVLEPSATNGEEALALIDSHKPDIVLLDIRMPGLDGLQVAARLCERETPPAVVFCTSPDEFAVEALQASAVGYVVKPVRTEHLHDALKRAERPNRAQLSALTRPAAESGTGPRSHISARTRKGIELIPLDQVVYFIADHKYVTLRHEAGEVLLDEPLKALEDEFGERFVRIHRNALVARDRIERLQRTPLGHFQLFLKGLNGDALIVSRRHVAGVRKMMQGL; encoded by the coding sequence ATGAATGTCCTGATCGTTGATGACGAACCCATGGCTCGCGAGCGCCTCAGCCGAATGGTGAGTGAGCTTGAGGGTTATACAGTTCTGGAGCCCAGCGCCACGAATGGCGAAGAGGCGTTGGCACTGATCGACAGCCACAAGCCGGATATCGTGCTACTCGATATCCGCATGCCGGGCCTCGATGGCTTGCAGGTTGCTGCCCGTCTGTGCGAACGCGAAACGCCGCCGGCCGTGGTGTTTTGCACCAGCCCCGATGAATTTGCCGTGGAAGCCCTGCAGGCCAGCGCCGTGGGCTATGTGGTGAAACCCGTGCGAACCGAACATCTGCATGACGCCCTGAAACGGGCTGAACGTCCCAATCGGGCGCAACTCTCGGCCCTGACCCGTCCCGCTGCCGAAAGTGGCACCGGGCCGCGCAGCCACATCAGTGCGCGCACCCGCAAAGGCATCGAACTGATCCCGCTGGATCAGGTGGTCTATTTCATTGCCGACCACAAATACGTGACCCTGCGTCACGAAGCCGGTGAGGTGCTGCTGGACGAACCGCTCAAAGCCCTTGAAGACGAATTCGGCGAACGCTTCGTGCGTATCCACCGCAACGCACTGGTCGCCCGCGATCGCATTGAACGACTGCAACGCACGCCGCTGGGGCATTTCCAGCTGTTCCTCAAAGGTCTGAATGGTGATGCGCTGATTGTCAGTCGTCGCCATGTGGCCGGTGTGCGCAAGATGATGCAGGGGCTGTAG